A single region of the Candidatus Manganitrophaceae bacterium genome encodes:
- a CDS encoding polysaccharide deacetylase family protein: protein MKLIVTIDTEEDNWGNYIPKGYSLGNISQIPAVQDLFDEFDILPTYLITYSVATDPSSSSILRRILDRGRCEIGMHCHPWHTPPLEEKSSEENSMLCNLPGDLQFRKIERLHEAIVKSFDIAPLSFRAGRWGHSKDVAAALSKLGCKVDSSILSLVDWTRFYGPNFSNAFPDPYWFNPEEIFRPDAAGKLLEVPATVGFTQTNFQFSNDLFNFLQRDPFHRLRLIGLLDKLGLLNKIWLSPEQARGDEMIALAKTFLKKKAPLINLYFHSPTLQPGLTSYVQTEGDKQAFIEKLRMFFSFTKEAGIESIRLSDAVSVVPSC, encoded by the coding sequence ATGAAATTGATCGTTACCATCGATACGGAAGAAGATAATTGGGGAAATTACATCCCGAAAGGCTATTCGCTCGGAAACATCTCCCAAATCCCGGCGGTCCAGGATCTGTTCGACGAATTCGACATTCTTCCGACCTATCTGATCACCTACTCCGTCGCAACCGATCCGAGCTCGTCCTCTATTTTGCGCAGGATTCTCGATCGAGGCCGATGTGAAATCGGCATGCATTGTCATCCTTGGCACACGCCGCCGCTGGAGGAGAAGAGCAGCGAGGAGAACAGCATGCTCTGCAATCTTCCGGGCGATCTGCAATTCAGAAAGATCGAGCGCTTGCATGAAGCGATTGTTAAAAGTTTCGATATCGCTCCTCTTTCCTTTCGGGCGGGGCGATGGGGACATAGCAAAGACGTGGCGGCCGCCCTTAGTAAACTGGGATGTAAAGTGGACAGCTCCATTCTTTCTCTGGTCGATTGGACCCGTTTTTATGGACCCAATTTTTCTAACGCTTTCCCGGATCCTTATTGGTTTAATCCTGAAGAAATTTTTAGGCCCGATGCGGCGGGGAAATTACTTGAGGTTCCTGCAACCGTCGGTTTTACACAGACGAATTTTCAATTCTCGAATGACCTCTTCAACTTTCTTCAACGGGATCCGTTTCATCGGCTTCGTTTGATTGGTCTACTAGATAAACTCGGTCTGCTGAATAAAATATGGTTGTCTCCCGAGCAGGCGAGGGGGGATGAAATGATCGCTTTGGCGAAAACATTTCTGAAAAAAAAGGCACCTTTGATTAATTTATATTTTCATTCACCGACGCTCCAGCCGGGATTGACCTCGTATGTCCAGACCGAAGGAGACAAGCAAGCGTTCATCGAAAAGTTAAGGATGTTTTTCTCATTTACTAAAGAAGCCGGGATTGAATCGATCCGACTCTCCGATGCCGTCTCCGTGGTGCCGTCATGTTAG
- a CDS encoding glycosyltransferase family 2 protein translates to MLEVLFWSSILFVFYAYAGYPLLLKAFSSVRSHSVRKGPIAPNVSFIITAYNEEKRIEAKLKNTLEQIYPKEKLEIIVASDCSSDKTDQIVLSHQMSGVRLVRAPERKGKENAQRYAVERASGEILIFSDVATILEPDGVRNIVENFNDETVGCVSSVDRFIDSDGKISGEGAYVKYEMLLRSLESRFNSVVGLSGSFFAARREVCREWAVDLQSDFNTLINSIKIGLRGVSDPESIGYYKNIADEKKEFERKVRTVLRGISVFMNSRALLNPFRYGFFSWQLFSHKLCRWLVPFAMIGAFLSNILLIAGSVFYFYLFLFQIFFYAVAFGGIGSDLSSRKYFFKIPSFLVLVNLSILKAWYWYVKGERVMLWEPSKR, encoded by the coding sequence ATGTTAGAAGTCCTCTTTTGGTCCTCAATCCTATTCGTTTTTTATGCCTATGCAGGCTACCCTTTGCTGCTAAAAGCCTTCTCTTCGGTGAGGAGCCATTCCGTTCGAAAGGGACCGATCGCTCCGAACGTCTCCTTTATCATCACCGCATATAACGAAGAAAAGCGGATCGAGGCAAAGCTTAAGAACACCTTAGAGCAGATCTATCCAAAGGAGAAACTGGAAATCATCGTTGCCTCCGACTGTTCTTCCGATAAGACGGATCAAATCGTTTTATCTCATCAAATGAGCGGTGTCCGGCTGGTCAGGGCTCCGGAAAGAAAGGGCAAAGAGAATGCCCAGAGATATGCGGTGGAGAGAGCGTCCGGAGAGATTCTCATTTTCTCGGATGTCGCCACGATCTTGGAGCCGGATGGGGTGAGGAATATCGTTGAGAATTTCAATGATGAGACGGTCGGATGTGTCAGCAGCGTCGATCGTTTTATCGACTCGGACGGGAAAATCAGCGGAGAGGGGGCTTATGTCAAATATGAGATGCTCCTCCGAAGTCTTGAATCGCGGTTCAATTCAGTGGTCGGCTTAAGCGGCTCGTTCTTTGCTGCACGAAGAGAAGTCTGCCGGGAGTGGGCCGTCGATCTTCAGAGCGACTTTAATACCTTGATTAATTCGATTAAAATCGGCCTGAGGGGTGTTTCGGACCCGGAAAGCATTGGATATTATAAAAATATTGCCGATGAGAAAAAAGAATTCGAGAGAAAAGTAAGGACCGTATTGAGAGGGATCTCTGTTTTCATGAACAGCCGTGCGCTTCTCAACCCTTTTCGGTACGGTTTCTTTTCCTGGCAGTTATTCAGCCACAAGCTCTGTCGGTGGCTGGTTCCCTTCGCCATGATCGGCGCCTTTTTGAGCAATATTCTTTTGATTGCCGGCTCGGTTTTTTATTTCTATCTTTTTTTGTTTCAGATTTTTTTCTATGCCGTCGCATTCGGAGGAATAGGATCTGACCTCTCCTCCAGGAAGTATTTTTTTAAAATCCCCTCATTTTTGGTTTTGGTGAATCTTTCTATTCTAAAAGCCTGGTACTGGTATGTAAAAGGAGAGCGGGTCATGCTTTGGGAG